A genomic stretch from Ktedonobacterales bacterium includes:
- a CDS encoding HAD-IC family P-type ATPase, with product METSVKLPDEQGRAWHTLEVNEALLAQGVEATRGLSLEEASRRLQEYGPNQFTGVKKEPAWHAFLRQYHDPMQIVLVVAGLISAVAIRQWGTALVLWALTLLNAIMGLRQEGKAEASVAALQQMLVVKVRVRRDGQIRELPVEDVAPGDIVVLEAGDRIPADGRIIKAASLEIDESALTGESTPVPKQVEPVPDADKPLGDRADMAYMQTNVTRGAGEFVVTATGMATEVGHISGLLQTTKVEQTPLTKQLNTLTKQIVLIAGLALLISILLGYSRGQALETLFLTGVAFAVSAIPTGLPAVVTLLLSKGTTQLAAEGAIVKQLRSVETLGATSAINTDKTGTLTLNQMTAVSMTIAGRHVTATGEGYAVNGQLTQVGSTPPLDLAPFLLPMALASDAVVKDGELVGDPTEGALVVFATKGGIDVETTRQEVPRLAEVPFDASYKLMATFHRMTDETGHEVIRCFVKGAPDQLLARSSQGLDANQQIVALDAYRERVLAENERYARTGLRVMALARKDLNPATFQPSGDLLAYVRDLTMLALVGIVDPPRPEAKQAIAQAKAAGMAVRMITGDHAVTAAAIAHQLGIEGRAITGADFSAMSDEDARRQVGGIGVIARVTPEDKVRLVDVLKQQDQIVAMTGDGVNDAPALKKADIGVAMGITGTDVAKEAAVMILTDDNFATIIRAVRLGRGLYDNLLKYILYQMGSLFAFMLTFLGAAIFNILHGIPFLPLQALWLNFTVDLFEAIGLGAGKPASNLMEQSPRPADAQILPPRLAVRYSFIGLVMAASTLGILAATAGSGDVVARTMGLTSFSFARIFFALETNDNLQSVFHRDLLENDKLLKMSGLALLTTFLITELGFMNRLFSTAPLDVGQWLLCVAFGSLVLWVIEGMKFFYRRAGSSSAGKPTAPTSASLPATGAL from the coding sequence ATGGAAACCTCTGTCAAATTGCCTGATGAACAGGGCCGCGCCTGGCATACACTGGAGGTAAACGAGGCGCTGCTCGCCCAGGGTGTTGAGGCGACGAGAGGGCTGAGCCTGGAAGAAGCCAGCAGACGCTTGCAGGAGTATGGTCCTAATCAGTTTACTGGTGTAAAGAAGGAACCTGCCTGGCACGCATTTCTCCGCCAATATCACGACCCCATGCAAATCGTGCTGGTGGTGGCTGGCCTGATCAGTGCTGTGGCAATTAGGCAGTGGGGAACAGCACTCGTGTTGTGGGCGCTGACGCTGCTCAACGCGATCATGGGGCTGCGCCAGGAAGGTAAAGCGGAGGCCAGTGTGGCTGCTTTGCAGCAGATGCTGGTTGTCAAGGTACGGGTGCGGCGTGACGGACAGATCAGGGAACTTCCAGTAGAGGATGTGGCGCCTGGGGATATAGTCGTGCTGGAGGCCGGAGACCGCATTCCGGCAGACGGCAGAATCATCAAGGCCGCGAGCCTGGAAATTGATGAGTCCGCCCTGACGGGCGAAAGCACACCCGTTCCCAAGCAGGTCGAACCAGTGCCTGACGCAGACAAGCCGCTCGGTGATCGGGCGGATATGGCCTACATGCAGACCAATGTGACGCGCGGCGCGGGCGAGTTCGTAGTGACGGCAACGGGCATGGCAACAGAAGTGGGGCATATCTCCGGGCTGTTGCAGACCACGAAGGTTGAGCAAACGCCACTCACCAAACAATTGAATACGCTTACGAAGCAGATTGTACTCATTGCTGGGCTGGCGCTGCTTATTTCCATCCTGCTTGGCTACAGCCGGGGCCAGGCATTGGAAACCCTTTTCCTGACCGGCGTGGCGTTCGCTGTCTCGGCTATTCCAACAGGCTTACCAGCGGTCGTCACCCTCTTACTCTCGAAGGGAACCACACAGCTTGCCGCTGAGGGCGCGATTGTGAAGCAACTGCGGTCTGTGGAGACGCTGGGCGCCACCTCGGCAATTAACACCGACAAAACCGGCACTCTGACCCTGAACCAGATGACGGCGGTCAGCATGACTATCGCTGGACGGCACGTCACCGCGACCGGCGAGGGCTATGCTGTCAACGGCCAGCTCACGCAGGTAGGCAGTACACCCCCACTTGACCTTGCACCCTTTCTGCTGCCGATGGCGCTGGCTTCGGACGCGGTAGTCAAGGATGGGGAATTGGTGGGTGATCCCACCGAGGGGGCGCTCGTTGTATTCGCCACCAAGGGCGGCATTGATGTGGAAACTACTCGTCAGGAGGTTCCACGCCTGGCCGAAGTACCTTTCGACGCCTCTTATAAGCTGATGGCAACGTTTCATCGCATGACCGATGAAACAGGCCATGAGGTCATCCGCTGTTTTGTTAAGGGCGCTCCTGACCAACTGCTGGCTCGCTCCTCACAGGGCCTGGATGCCAATCAGCAGATCGTCGCCCTTGACGCCTACCGCGAGCGGGTGCTGGCAGAGAATGAGCGCTACGCCAGAACGGGCTTGCGCGTGATGGCGCTGGCCCGCAAAGATCTGAACCCGGCCACCTTCCAGCCCAGTGGAGACCTTCTGGCATATGTGCGTGATCTAACTATGCTTGCGCTGGTGGGGATTGTGGACCCGCCGCGCCCTGAGGCGAAGCAAGCCATTGCTCAGGCAAAAGCCGCTGGCATGGCGGTGCGGATGATTACGGGAGACCACGCTGTAACTGCCGCAGCTATTGCTCATCAACTAGGTATCGAGGGTCGGGCGATCACGGGCGCAGACTTCAGCGCAATGAGCGACGAGGATGCGCGTCGGCAGGTAGGCGGGATAGGCGTGATTGCCCGTGTCACGCCGGAGGACAAGGTGCGGCTGGTGGATGTGCTCAAGCAACAAGACCAGATCGTGGCGATGACTGGTGATGGGGTAAACGACGCCCCAGCACTCAAGAAAGCTGATATTGGTGTGGCGATGGGCATCACGGGGACCGATGTGGCAAAAGAGGCCGCTGTGATGATTCTCACCGACGACAACTTTGCGACGATTATCCGCGCAGTGCGCTTGGGGCGGGGCCTCTATGACAATTTACTGAAATATATTCTCTATCAGATGGGGAGCTTGTTCGCCTTTATGCTCACCTTTCTGGGCGCGGCCATCTTCAACATTCTGCATGGGATTCCATTCTTACCGCTCCAGGCACTGTGGCTGAACTTCACGGTGGATCTATTTGAGGCCATTGGACTGGGGGCTGGTAAGCCAGCATCGAACCTGATGGAGCAATCTCCTCGCCCTGCTGATGCGCAGATTCTGCCTCCGCGCCTGGCGGTACGCTATAGCTTCATCGGCCTGGTGATGGCGGCGAGTACGTTGGGGATTCTAGCCGCGACGGCTGGTTCCGGTGACGTGGTGGCCCGCACTATGGGACTGACCTCCTTCTCATTTGCGCGTATCTTCTTTGCGCTGGAGACGAATGACAACCTGCAATCCGTCTTTCACCGCGATCTGCTGGAAAATGACAAGCTGCTGAAGATGAGCGGATTGGCGCTGCTGACAACATTCCTGATTACGGAGCTAGGCTTTATGAATCGGCTCTTCTCGACCGCTCCGCTGGACGTGGGGCAATGGCTGCTCTGCGTTGCTTTTGGATCGCTCGTGCTGTGGGTGATCGAGGGCATGAAGTTTTTCTATCGTCGAGCCGGATCTTCCTCCGCTGGCAAGCCGACTGCTCCGACGAGCGCGTCTCTTCCAGCCACCGGGGCGCTGTAG
- a CDS encoding glycosyl hydrolase, protein MTRVFVALSDGLLLLQRQQGVWQAHRLLEGFPTQCLAADPLQPERLYCGTFGRGLWCSTDAGRSWHPAGEGIRSPQLMAVAVSPTERVGTWGVVYAGTEPSALYRSEDGGASWQELSHLLTLPSAPTWSFPPRPYTSHVRAVGLDPLRAGVLVVAIEAGALVRSFDGGQTWEDRQPGGPFDSHTLALPRQRPGYIYSAAGDGFLQPGQGFAESHDGGTTWERPGAGLQHHYLWGLAVDPADPDTLVVSAAAGPQQAHNPRWAESAIYRRAGGSPWQQVLQGMPASKGTLASVLAAANTEPGVFYAANNQGLYRSPDAGQSWERMEIPWPEQGRRQRAESLLVLTDA, encoded by the coding sequence ATGACTCGTGTCTTTGTCGCTCTGTCCGATGGCCTGTTGCTGCTCCAACGGCAGCAGGGCGTCTGGCAGGCCCACCGCCTCCTCGAAGGCTTCCCCACACAATGCCTTGCCGCTGATCCACTCCAGCCAGAGCGGCTGTATTGTGGCACTTTTGGGCGTGGCTTATGGTGCAGTACTGATGCCGGTCGCTCCTGGCATCCAGCAGGGGAGGGCATTCGCTCCCCGCAGCTAATGGCAGTGGCTGTCAGCCCTACCGAACGTGTGGGGACGTGGGGTGTGGTCTATGCTGGCACAGAACCGAGCGCCCTCTACCGCTCGGAGGACGGTGGAGCCTCCTGGCAGGAACTATCCCACCTGCTCACGCTCCCTTCGGCGCCCACCTGGAGCTTTCCGCCTCGACCTTACACCAGCCACGTTCGCGCCGTTGGGCTTGACCCCTTGCGGGCAGGGGTCTTGGTGGTAGCCATCGAGGCTGGCGCGCTGGTACGGAGCTTTGATGGCGGCCAGACCTGGGAGGATCGCCAGCCGGGGGGACCTTTCGATAGTCACACCCTTGCCTTGCCCCGGCAGCGGCCCGGCTACATCTATTCCGCTGCCGGGGATGGCTTCCTGCAACCAGGGCAAGGGTTTGCAGAGAGCCATGATGGCGGCACTACTTGGGAACGACCTGGCGCGGGTCTACAGCACCATTACCTCTGGGGGCTGGCGGTCGATCCCGCTGATCCTGACACGCTAGTTGTCTCAGCGGCGGCTGGACCACAACAGGCCCATAATCCCAGGTGGGCCGAGTCTGCGATCTATCGCAGGGCAGGCGGCAGTCCCTGGCAGCAGGTTCTGCAAGGGATGCCTGCCTCCAAGGGTACGCTGGCCTCTGTGCTCGCGGCTGCCAACACCGAGCCAGGCGTTTTCTATGCAGCCAACAACCAGGGCCTGTATCGCTCCCCGGATGCTGGACAAAGTTGGGAACGTATGGAGATCCCCTGGCCGGAACAGGGGCGTCGGCAGCGGGCAGAGAGCCTGCTGGTTCTTACGGACGCCTGA
- a CDS encoding fumarylacetoacetate hydrolase family protein, with product MRLATYRADNGPRLGIVRGEQIIDVAALAGFSHTTDMLSLIAEGPEGLARLRQALTAASDPAQRRLADVHLLAPIPRPRKNVFCMGRNYADHALEKGAAVPEDPIFFSKATTAVNGPYDPIVIDSTISDRLDWEVELGVIIGRAGKNIPAAQALDYIFGYTVINDVSARDLQARHKQWFKGKSLDGSCPMGPWIVTADEIPDPHALRLRLRVNGITKQEANTRLLIYKLPTIIEVLSAGLTLEPGDIIATGTPAGVGDARQPPEYLQPGDLVEAEVDGIGALRNPVIRAEAAGR from the coding sequence ATGCGATTAGCAACCTATCGCGCCGACAACGGCCCACGCCTGGGCATCGTGCGCGGCGAACAGATCATTGACGTGGCCGCATTGGCCGGATTCTCGCACACCACCGATATGCTGAGCCTCATCGCTGAAGGCCCAGAAGGGCTGGCGCGGCTGCGCCAGGCGCTCACTGCTGCCAGCGACCCGGCGCAGCGCCGTCTTGCAGATGTACATCTGCTCGCGCCCATTCCGCGCCCGCGCAAGAATGTATTCTGCATGGGCCGCAACTACGCCGATCACGCGCTGGAAAAGGGCGCAGCGGTCCCCGAAGACCCCATCTTCTTCAGCAAAGCCACCACCGCTGTCAACGGCCCCTACGATCCAATTGTCATTGACTCGACCATCTCTGACCGCCTTGACTGGGAAGTGGAACTTGGCGTCATTATTGGCCGCGCTGGCAAGAACATTCCCGCCGCGCAGGCGCTCGACTACATCTTTGGCTATACCGTCATCAACGACGTTTCCGCCCGCGACCTCCAGGCGCGCCACAAACAGTGGTTCAAGGGCAAAAGCCTGGATGGTTCCTGCCCGATGGGGCCTTGGATTGTCACAGCAGACGAGATTCCCGACCCGCACGCGCTGCGCCTGCGCCTGCGCGTCAACGGCATCACGAAGCAAGAGGCCAACACACGCCTGCTGATCTATAAGCTGCCAACCATCATCGAAGTCCTCTCGGCGGGCCTCACATTGGAGCCAGGCGACATCATTGCCACCGGCACGCCCGCTGGAGTCGGAGACGCTCGCCAGCCACCCGAATACCTCCAGCCCGGCGATCTCGTCGAAGCCGAAGTGGACGGCATAGGCGCCCTGCGCAACCCCGTCATCCGCGCGGAAGCGGCTGGCAGGTAA
- a CDS encoding mucoidy inhibitor MuiA family protein: MDLTAPIAHVTVFPDRALIQRRGSAPLEAGAHSLVIGGLPEELDRDSVRASGSGPKGARIERLDVAPQYHAVAPEAELRALQQEIEDLQYQLQLLTARQQALSNQQAWLTKLGEQSATDMARGLAFNRLRPEDCGAFFTFTTDQARSLNEAKLDLDRQHKQLERELQAKQRALAQLNGWRGADRVAATVEVTLPEPGTFTLELSYVLPGASWTPQYDVRVDAEQRQVTLTYQGLVSQATGEDWQQVALTLSTARPSQVTRVPELEPWYLHVLTPRVYPAAKPRRAAFGGSAPLPLSAPAAGKQAGDYSMDIALMSEAQPEEILVAESVEIATTTVEQTGGALLFHAGHSADVPSDGQPHTIAIARDDLPCAFDYVTAPVIDPVAHLRATITNSAQRVLLPGRAHIFHGEAYLGVTSIEKIAPNEEFKLFVGIDDNIRVKRDLEEKEVDKGTLLQTNLRRITYTYRMKVRNYRPTPERITLRDRLPVAQHERIKVRMLEIRPQPDERTKLDVLKWEFTLPPEEERVFDVRFSVEYPRDLTITGLP; the protein is encoded by the coding sequence ATGGACCTTACCGCGCCTATCGCGCACGTCACCGTCTTTCCAGACCGGGCGCTCATCCAGCGCCGGGGCAGCGCCCCACTGGAGGCTGGCGCGCATTCGCTTGTCATCGGTGGCCTGCCGGAAGAACTGGACCGCGACTCTGTGCGCGCCAGCGGCAGCGGGCCAAAGGGCGCGCGCATCGAACGCCTGGATGTCGCGCCCCAATATCACGCCGTCGCCCCCGAAGCGGAACTTCGCGCGCTTCAGCAGGAAATAGAAGACCTGCAATACCAGCTTCAACTGCTGACGGCGCGGCAGCAGGCGCTCTCCAACCAGCAGGCGTGGCTGACCAAACTGGGCGAACAGTCGGCCACAGACATGGCGCGCGGCCTGGCTTTCAACCGGCTTCGGCCCGAAGACTGCGGCGCGTTCTTTACCTTCACCACCGATCAGGCGCGCAGCTTGAATGAAGCGAAGCTCGATCTGGACAGGCAGCATAAACAGCTTGAGCGCGAACTTCAGGCCAAACAGCGCGCGCTGGCCCAGTTGAACGGCTGGCGCGGCGCTGATCGCGTGGCTGCCACCGTCGAGGTGACGCTGCCCGAACCCGGAACCTTCACCCTCGAACTTAGCTACGTCCTACCTGGCGCGTCGTGGACGCCACAGTATGACGTGCGTGTAGACGCCGAACAGCGGCAAGTGACGCTCACCTATCAGGGGCTGGTCAGCCAGGCCACCGGGGAGGACTGGCAGCAGGTGGCGCTAACCCTTTCCACAGCGCGCCCCAGCCAGGTGACGCGCGTGCCAGAATTGGAACCCTGGTATCTGCATGTCCTGACACCGCGAGTCTATCCCGCCGCCAAACCGAGGAGAGCCGCATTCGGAGGTTCAGCGCCGCTGCCTCTGTCTGCCCCGGCTGCCGGAAAGCAAGCTGGCGACTATTCTATGGATATTGCTCTCATGTCGGAGGCGCAGCCAGAAGAAATACTCGTTGCTGAGTCGGTGGAGATTGCCACCACCACAGTCGAGCAGACGGGAGGCGCGCTGCTCTTCCACGCCGGACACTCCGCCGATGTTCCCTCAGACGGGCAGCCACACACCATCGCTATCGCCCGCGACGACCTGCCCTGCGCGTTTGACTATGTGACAGCCCCGGTCATTGATCCCGTAGCTCATCTGCGCGCCACCATCACCAACAGCGCCCAGCGCGTCCTGCTGCCGGGCCGCGCCCACATCTTTCATGGTGAAGCGTACCTGGGCGTTACTAGCATCGAAAAGATCGCGCCCAACGAAGAGTTCAAGCTGTTTGTTGGCATAGATGACAACATCCGCGTGAAACGCGACCTGGAAGAAAAGGAAGTGGACAAAGGGACGCTCTTGCAGACCAACCTGCGCCGCATCACCTATACCTACCGCATGAAGGTGCGTAACTACCGGCCAACGCCCGAACGCATCACCCTGCGTGACCGTCTGCCGGTGGCCCAACACGAGCGCATCAAGGTGCGGATGCTGGAGATTCGCCCCCAACCTGACGAGCGCACGAAACTGGACGTGTTGAAGTGGGAGTTTACACTGCCCCCGGAGGAAGAACGTGTCTTTGACGTGCGCTTCAGTGTAGAATATCCTAGAGACCTGACTATCACCGGCCTGCCCTAA
- a CDS encoding DUF4149 domain-containing protein, whose product MINPWLDTLVLWIHILAAISWVGGMIFVAFILGPYARRAFPPEERTSLIASVGKRFSYLGWSAIFTLVCTGIYNATRFLGSWDALFSTTFGHLLLVKIALVAVMIGLSIVHDFLLGPRQRDLGRLAHQIQQPSLEAPMTPAMPVPARTSLPDLPQHSARSVAPASAPEPAATQTLQRLRRWTILIAQLNLVLGMLVILLAAALQSF is encoded by the coding sequence ATGATTAATCCCTGGCTGGATACCCTTGTCCTATGGATTCATATTCTGGCGGCTATCTCCTGGGTTGGCGGCATGATCTTTGTGGCTTTTATTCTTGGCCCCTATGCGCGCCGCGCTTTCCCACCTGAGGAACGTACTTCACTGATAGCCTCCGTTGGCAAGCGCTTTAGCTACCTGGGTTGGAGTGCTATCTTTACACTGGTCTGCACGGGCATCTACAATGCAACGCGCTTCTTAGGCTCTTGGGATGCTCTCTTTAGCACGACTTTTGGGCATCTCCTGCTGGTGAAAATCGCGCTGGTCGCGGTGATGATTGGCCTGAGCATCGTGCATGACTTCTTGCTGGGACCACGCCAGCGCGATCTTGGACGCCTGGCGCACCAAATACAGCAACCTTCCCTTGAGGCTCCAATGACACCCGCCATGCCTGTGCCTGCTCGTACTTCATTGCCTGACCTCCCGCAGCATTCGGCAAGATCAGTGGCTCCGGCGTCTGCGCCAGAACCGGCAGCGACGCAGACGCTCCAACGCCTACGTCGCTGGACTATCTTGATCGCTCAACTCAATCTCGTGCTGGGCATGCTGGTCATTCTGCTGGCCGCCGCGCTCCAATCCTTCTAG
- a CDS encoding DUF72 domain-containing protein, translating into MLYIGGPVWGSKAWVGNFFPPHTPARSFLRLYSQRLLAIEGNTLFYALPSAELIARWRAETPSTFRFCPKVWRAISHAARLDHTKAETQVFTERVRGLEDRLGPMFLQLPPSFSPSNLERLQAFLDFWPADLRLAVEVRHPGFYTDQQAASLHALLEQHQVGRVMMDTRPLRTGDTKDQALLATRERKPHLPLQIACTTDFAFLRYIGHPELGVNAPFLDEWAQQLGQWLQQGKTLYVFCHCAFEEDSPGLCAALYQRVQALVPLPPLPWQPERPTVRPMTLFESFSDGSP; encoded by the coding sequence ATGCTCTACATCGGAGGCCCGGTCTGGGGCAGCAAAGCGTGGGTCGGTAATTTCTTTCCTCCCCACACACCCGCTCGGTCATTTCTGCGGCTCTATAGCCAACGCCTACTTGCTATAGAGGGGAACACCCTCTTTTATGCGCTGCCCTCGGCAGAACTGATTGCCCGCTGGCGAGCGGAGACTCCCTCGACGTTTCGCTTCTGCCCCAAAGTCTGGCGCGCCATCAGTCATGCGGCGCGTCTTGATCACACCAAAGCAGAAACCCAAGTGTTCACCGAACGGGTGCGGGGACTGGAAGATCGCTTAGGACCGATGTTTCTGCAATTGCCTCCATCCTTTTCTCCGTCCAACCTGGAGCGGCTCCAAGCGTTTCTGGACTTCTGGCCCGCTGATCTGCGCCTCGCCGTAGAAGTGCGGCACCCAGGCTTTTATACCGACCAGCAGGCTGCGTCATTGCACGCCTTACTGGAGCAGCATCAGGTTGGACGGGTCATGATGGATACCAGACCGCTCCGCACTGGAGATACAAAGGATCAAGCATTACTGGCAACCCGCGAACGCAAGCCCCATCTCCCCTTGCAGATTGCGTGCACGACGGACTTTGCGTTCCTACGCTACATCGGTCATCCAGAGCTAGGGGTCAATGCGCCATTTCTTGATGAGTGGGCACAGCAGTTGGGGCAATGGCTCCAACAGGGCAAGACGCTCTACGTCTTTTGTCATTGTGCTTTTGAGGAGGACTCGCCAGGGCTGTGTGCTGCACTCTATCAGCGCGTACAGGCACTCGTGCCGCTGCCGCCACTACCCTGGCAGCCAGAGCGTCCAACGGTCAGACCGATGACGCTTTTTGAGAGCTTTTCAGATGGCTCTCCTTAA
- a CDS encoding DUF6325 family protein, which translates to MALGPLDFVELAFPGNQFRGEILPELNAIRASGVVRLVDLIFIQKDQEGHLTITEASDLKGEDVQRYRQLTGDLGGLLTQEDIEIAANDVPLNSSAAFLLFEHTWAVGLRDAIRRAGGSVITQGRVDPQVVEMVDEELASSAHTDG; encoded by the coding sequence ATGGCTCTTGGTCCCCTTGATTTCGTTGAGCTTGCTTTCCCCGGCAACCAGTTCAGAGGAGAAATCCTACCGGAGTTGAACGCCATACGGGCGAGTGGCGTTGTTCGGCTCGTTGACCTTATCTTCATACAGAAAGATCAGGAGGGACATCTCACTATCACTGAGGCGAGTGATCTCAAAGGCGAGGACGTACAACGCTATAGACAGCTTACCGGCGACCTCGGCGGCCTGCTGACGCAGGAAGATATTGAAATAGCTGCGAACGACGTTCCCCTCAACAGTTCGGCGGCTTTTCTCCTCTTTGAACATACCTGGGCGGTTGGTTTGCGAGATGCGATTCGCCGCGCGGGAGGGTCGGTGATCACTCAGGGAAGGGTAGACCCTCAAGTCGTAGAGATGGTGGATGAAGAACTGGCGTCATCAGCACATACTGATGGCTAG
- a CDS encoding SHOCT domain-containing protein, with amino-acid sequence MVMRRRVGRPLLRTAVVGGAAYAAGHSAARKSAQEADQNQRLAELEQQAAYQEQAPYPPQAPMPGPSAATGQAGAASASPDRIAQLKTLGDLHASGVLTDQEFETEKRRILQQS; translated from the coding sequence ATGGTGATGAGAAGACGTGTTGGGAGACCCCTGCTGAGAACCGCTGTTGTCGGCGGGGCAGCTTATGCTGCCGGTCATTCAGCGGCCAGGAAGTCAGCCCAGGAAGCCGACCAAAATCAGCGTCTCGCGGAACTGGAACAACAAGCGGCTTATCAGGAGCAAGCTCCCTATCCACCACAAGCGCCTATGCCTGGCCCATCGGCTGCTACCGGGCAAGCGGGGGCGGCCAGTGCATCACCTGATAGAATCGCGCAACTAAAGACGCTTGGAGACCTGCATGCTTCGGGGGTTCTCACGGATCAGGAGTTTGAGACCGAAAAGCGACGCATTTTGCAGCAATCCTGA
- a CDS encoding MFS transporter: MWKWRNGNQQAKPAAGDLGGFTQRRIPVALCLTLFMLEFNLYTLANILGPVVRGLQTTVASIQMALVLLPVLAAITLPTARSLVGLYGRKKVFRLGLLLFAGGMGITVVSVNTSMMVLGFGVVAGLAAAPLITLPWMMMLEAYTGRRREFAFFALNASLVVGTLLGPLVGGLLATNINWRLAFLPQAVLALVILLLVREMPEMRKERTAPLDWAGVLVLLFGLIAILWGLGLGSEYGWWMARESPLLFGHLIRIVFGLSVVPFLLLVGVILLGVFVFHRWRHRATDNQQAGIQQMGMLGRRPFLVGATAHALYVVSTMGLTFTLFLYLQWALRLTPFATAITLLPFNLALIIVLLLTMRLSERAVPKYMVQAGLLGMIVGLVLLYLVLSPSVTRLELMPALIIIGLGAGFVVGQVPNLVLSLAQREERGESNALLVSFQDIGYGLGISLFGAILISTTASLVVSGVTQRVGLSLSPLRLQSLTNQFAQILHTFNPDQLNRVLAPLSPSVRQALEDVAPSAATEAMRLTVLCILGVVLLAFLISFLLPSKKVFRAELIED; the protein is encoded by the coding sequence ATGTGGAAATGGAGAAACGGCAATCAACAAGCAAAGCCAGCCGCTGGCGACCTGGGCGGGTTCACGCAGCGGCGCATTCCGGTGGCGCTCTGCCTGACGCTGTTTATGCTGGAGTTCAACCTGTACACGCTGGCGAATATCCTCGGGCCAGTGGTGCGGGGACTCCAGACCACGGTCGCCAGTATTCAGATGGCGCTGGTACTCCTCCCAGTACTGGCGGCTATCACCCTCCCCACTGCCCGGAGCCTGGTCGGGCTGTATGGCCGCAAGAAGGTCTTCAGGTTGGGGCTGCTCCTTTTTGCGGGAGGGATGGGTATTACGGTGGTGAGCGTGAACACGTCCATGATGGTGCTTGGTTTTGGCGTTGTCGCTGGTCTGGCGGCAGCGCCGCTCATCACCTTGCCCTGGATGATGATGCTCGAAGCCTATACAGGTCGGCGCAGAGAATTCGCTTTCTTTGCCCTGAACGCCTCTCTCGTTGTTGGCACCTTGCTTGGCCCGCTGGTCGGAGGGTTGCTCGCCACGAATATCAATTGGCGGCTGGCTTTTCTCCCGCAGGCGGTGCTGGCTCTGGTCATCCTGCTGCTGGTGCGCGAGATGCCTGAAATGAGGAAGGAGCGCACAGCCCCGCTCGACTGGGCGGGTGTGTTGGTCTTGCTGTTTGGTTTGATCGCCATTTTGTGGGGCCTTGGTCTGGGCAGTGAATATGGCTGGTGGATGGCGCGAGAGTCACCCCTCCTCTTCGGCCATCTGATAAGGATCGTTTTCGGGCTGTCGGTTGTGCCTTTTCTCTTGCTGGTGGGGGTGATCTTGCTGGGGGTCTTTGTCTTTCATCGGTGGAGACACCGGGCAACAGATAACCAGCAAGCGGGCATTCAGCAGATGGGCATGCTTGGCAGACGGCCATTTCTTGTGGGGGCGACAGCGCATGCCCTGTATGTCGTTAGCACCATGGGTCTGACCTTCACCTTGTTCCTCTATTTACAATGGGCGCTCCGGCTGACACCGTTTGCGACCGCTATAACCCTCTTGCCATTTAACCTGGCGCTGATCATCGTCCTGCTGCTGACGATGCGTTTGAGTGAGCGGGCAGTTCCCAAATATATGGTTCAGGCAGGTCTGCTTGGGATGATAGTGGGACTGGTGCTGCTGTACCTGGTCCTGAGTCCAAGCGTCACGAGGCTTGAATTGATGCCAGCCCTGATCATCATCGGACTTGGCGCTGGTTTCGTGGTGGGGCAGGTTCCTAATCTGGTCCTCTCGCTGGCTCAGCGAGAAGAACGGGGAGAATCAAATGCGCTCCTGGTTTCCTTTCAAGATATTGGCTATGGATTGGGCATTTCTCTCTTTGGGGCCATCCTCATCAGTACCACAGCGAGTCTGGTGGTCAGTGGGGTGACGCAGCGCGTCGGACTCAGCCTGAGTCCGCTCAGACTCCAGTCACTTACCAACCAATTTGCGCAAATCTTGCACACGTTTAACCCTGACCAGTTGAATCGCGTGCTGGCTCCATTGTCCCCGTCGGTGCGTCAGGCGTTGGAGGATGTTGCGCCGAGCGCCGCAACTGAGGCGATGCGTCTCACCGTACTCTGCATCCTTGGAGTGGTCCTTCTGGCGTTCCTGATTTCGTTCTTATTGCCGAGTAAGAAAGTGTTCCGGGCAGAATTAATCGAGGATTGA